From Saccharothrix espanaensis DSM 44229, the proteins below share one genomic window:
- a CDS encoding DUF6875 domain-containing protein, with product MMLIHPNRPAHPLVEPADFAADRLPDEVAAHDKALRAVHEWAHDYLCAPHPDLGRRGDVCPYTGTSLLKNLFFLSVHPGKPTDPAELAALLRHYRDWFAELEPTGGPGAQFKTVLVLFPDLVEPGDFAVVDQTQELLKVEYAAEGLMLGEFHPGPPDKEGLWNADFRPLASPVALLGMRHMVPTDFPFVRGDDVTLSVYLRLFGDRVPTHLRRDVQAAADRLATSGS from the coding sequence ATGATGCTGATCCACCCGAACAGACCGGCCCACCCGTTGGTCGAACCGGCGGACTTCGCCGCCGACCGGCTCCCGGACGAGGTCGCCGCCCACGACAAGGCGCTGCGCGCCGTGCACGAGTGGGCCCACGACTACCTCTGCGCGCCGCACCCCGACCTGGGGCGGCGCGGCGACGTGTGCCCGTACACCGGGACGTCGTTGCTCAAGAACCTGTTCTTCCTGTCGGTGCACCCCGGCAAGCCCACCGACCCGGCCGAGCTCGCCGCACTGCTGCGGCACTACCGGGACTGGTTCGCCGAGCTGGAGCCGACCGGCGGGCCGGGCGCGCAGTTCAAGACGGTCCTGGTGCTGTTCCCGGACCTGGTCGAGCCCGGCGACTTCGCGGTGGTGGACCAGACCCAGGAGCTGCTCAAGGTCGAGTACGCCGCCGAGGGGCTGATGCTCGGCGAGTTCCACCCCGGCCCGCCGGACAAGGAAGGGCTGTGGAACGCCGACTTCCGGCCGTTGGCCAGCCCGGTGGCGCTGCTCGGGATGCGGCACATGGTGCCGACCGACTTCCCCTTCGTGCGCGGCGACGACGTCACCCTGTCCGTCTACCTGCGCCTGTTCGGCGACCGCGTCCCGACGCACCTGCGCCGGGACGTGCAGGCCGCCGCCGACCGACTCGCCACGTCCGGGAGCTGA
- a CDS encoding non-ribosomal peptide synthetase produces MTDPDAGSAARKRELLAHRLRERAAKPAAYPLSFGQQRLWFLDKFSPGGAVYNIPLALRVRGALDRDALRRALDGVVGRHAALRTTFPDSGGEPVQLVAPTGTAELVVHELPDGDRDAAAQVFADQRGADGFDLHRGPLFRTSLGRFADDDHVLVLSLHHIVSDAWSLSVLLSEIGEGYAAAVAGREPELPALRLQYPDFAVWQRDRMGDETAAGHLEYWARHLAGAPELLTLPTDRPRPAVATYRGSLHTTDVPAADLAALEGLARAHGATLFMVLLAGFAARLGRLAGQEDVVVGTPVAGRSHADLEGLIGFFVNTVALRAHVGGDPTFSELLGRARASAVDGLAHADLPFERLVEHLSPQRSLGHAPLFQAQLILQNTPPLAFELPGLRLTSLTPDPGVSKFDLTVAVEHRDNGLALGVEYSTDLFDEATVADFTDRLVALLVAAAAQPDKRISELDALTGVRRWEVLEGFNDTDLPLPAATTALDLIAADPDAIAVTGVGDPAPANPTPTNPALSCPQLTYGELDRRAGEIAALLQRHGVRRGSLVALHLPRTPDLLAAVLGTWRAGAAYVPLDPGWPGDRLALMLADSGAAVLLTDPELDPLAFDGPVLGLADAEPAVPHHTPVSGEDLAYVIYTSGSTGTPKGVEVPHRAVVNLLTTFQQLFALTPDDRLAAVTTLSFDISVLELLLPLTAGAEVLVVPGETAGDGVALRQLLTDRRVTAVQATPATWRLLHAAGGVPAGVTTRISGGEALPRDLADDLLSEDSLLWNVYGPTETTVWSAAGLVDPSPAPVVIGPPIGNTRLYVLDARLEPVPPGVVGELHIGGLGVARGYHERPALTASRFVPDPFGRTPGGRLYATGDLVRHRADGTLEFLGRADHQVKVRGFRIELGEIEAALLTSGEVREAVVVTRDDRLVAYLVPEKRSDDLWVRLRAELALRLPEYMLPATAVLLDAFPLTPNGKTDRNALPEPSWAPVGDRVGPRDAVEEVLTGIWREVLDLPDIGVHDDFFALGGHSLLAAKALARVHGAFSVTVPLGRMFAAPTVAGMAAALVALDEPGRVAAVAELRVQLAGMTNEEIEAMLGEAP; encoded by the coding sequence ATGACCGACCCCGACGCCGGGTCCGCCGCGCGCAAGCGGGAACTGCTGGCGCACAGGCTGCGCGAGCGCGCGGCGAAACCGGCCGCCTACCCGCTCTCGTTCGGCCAGCAGCGGCTGTGGTTCCTGGACAAGTTCTCGCCGGGCGGCGCGGTCTACAACATCCCGCTGGCGTTGCGCGTGCGCGGGGCGCTCGACCGGGACGCGCTGCGGCGGGCGCTGGACGGCGTGGTCGGCCGGCACGCCGCGCTGCGCACCACCTTCCCGGACTCCGGCGGCGAACCGGTGCAGCTGGTGGCCCCGACCGGGACCGCCGAGCTGGTGGTGCACGAGCTGCCCGACGGCGACCGGGACGCGGCCGCGCAGGTCTTCGCCGACCAGCGCGGGGCGGACGGGTTCGACCTGCACCGGGGTCCGCTGTTCCGGACCTCCCTGGGCCGGTTCGCCGACGACGACCACGTGCTGGTGCTCAGCCTGCACCACATCGTGTCCGACGCGTGGTCGCTGTCGGTGCTGCTGTCCGAGATCGGCGAGGGCTACGCGGCGGCGGTGGCGGGCCGGGAGCCGGAGCTGCCCGCGCTGCGCCTGCAGTACCCGGACTTCGCGGTGTGGCAACGGGACCGGATGGGCGACGAGACCGCCGCCGGCCACCTGGAGTACTGGGCGCGGCACCTGGCGGGCGCGCCGGAGCTGCTGACCCTGCCCACCGACCGGCCGCGGCCGGCGGTGGCAACCTACCGGGGCTCGCTGCACACGACCGACGTCCCGGCCGCCGACCTGGCCGCGTTGGAGGGCCTGGCCCGCGCGCACGGCGCGACGCTGTTCATGGTGCTGCTGGCCGGTTTCGCGGCCCGGCTGGGCCGCTTGGCGGGCCAGGAGGACGTCGTGGTGGGCACGCCCGTCGCGGGCCGCTCGCACGCCGACCTCGAAGGTCTGATCGGGTTCTTCGTCAACACGGTGGCGCTGCGCGCGCACGTGGGCGGCGACCCGACGTTCAGCGAGCTGCTCGGCCGGGCCCGCGCGTCCGCCGTGGACGGCCTGGCGCACGCCGACCTGCCGTTCGAGCGGCTGGTGGAACACCTGAGCCCGCAACGGAGCCTGGGCCACGCGCCGCTGTTCCAGGCGCAGCTCATCCTGCAGAACACGCCGCCGCTGGCGTTCGAGCTGCCCGGCCTGCGGCTGACGTCGCTGACCCCCGACCCCGGGGTGTCCAAGTTCGACCTCACGGTGGCCGTGGAGCACCGCGACAACGGGCTCGCGCTGGGGGTGGAGTACAGCACCGACCTGTTCGACGAGGCCACCGTCGCCGACTTCACCGACCGGCTGGTGGCGCTGCTGGTGGCGGCCGCCGCGCAACCGGACAAGCGGATCTCCGAGCTGGACGCGCTCACCGGCGTGCGGCGCTGGGAGGTGTTGGAGGGCTTCAACGACACCGACCTGCCGCTGCCGGCCGCGACCACCGCGCTCGACCTGATCGCCGCCGACCCGGACGCCATCGCGGTGACCGGCGTCGGCGACCCAGCGCCGGCCAACCCAACGCCGACCAACCCAGCGCTGTCTTGCCCACAGCTGACCTATGGCGAGCTGGACCGGCGCGCCGGCGAGATCGCCGCGCTGCTCCAGCGGCACGGCGTGCGGCGCGGTTCGCTGGTGGCGCTGCACCTGCCGCGCACGCCGGACCTCCTCGCGGCGGTGCTGGGCACGTGGCGGGCGGGCGCGGCGTACGTGCCGCTGGACCCCGGCTGGCCGGGCGACCGGCTGGCGCTGATGCTCGCCGACTCCGGCGCGGCGGTCCTGCTGACCGACCCGGAGCTGGACCCGCTGGCCTTCGACGGTCCGGTGCTCGGGCTCGCCGACGCCGAACCCGCTGTGCCGCACCACACTCCGGTGAGTGGCGAGGACCTGGCCTACGTCATCTACACCTCCGGGTCGACCGGCACGCCCAAGGGCGTCGAGGTGCCGCACCGGGCCGTGGTGAACCTGCTGACGACGTTCCAGCAGCTGTTCGCGCTCACCCCGGACGACCGGCTGGCCGCCGTGACGACGCTGTCGTTCGACATCTCGGTGCTGGAACTGCTCCTGCCGCTCACGGCGGGCGCGGAAGTGCTCGTGGTGCCGGGCGAGACGGCCGGCGACGGCGTGGCGCTGCGGCAGTTGCTGACCGACCGGCGGGTGACCGCGGTGCAGGCGACACCCGCGACCTGGCGGCTGCTGCACGCGGCGGGCGGCGTCCCGGCCGGCGTCACGACCAGGATCAGCGGCGGCGAGGCCCTGCCCCGCGACCTCGCCGACGACCTGCTGTCCGAGGACTCGCTGCTGTGGAACGTCTACGGCCCCACCGAGACCACGGTGTGGTCGGCGGCGGGTCTGGTCGACCCGTCGCCCGCGCCGGTGGTGATCGGGCCGCCGATCGGCAACACCCGGCTGTACGTGCTCGACGCCCGGCTGGAGCCGGTGCCGCCCGGCGTGGTCGGCGAGCTGCACATCGGCGGCCTGGGCGTGGCGCGCGGCTACCACGAGCGCCCGGCGCTGACCGCGAGCCGGTTCGTGCCCGACCCGTTCGGGCGCACCCCGGGCGGCCGGCTCTACGCGACCGGCGACCTGGTGCGGCACCGGGCGGACGGGACGCTGGAGTTCCTCGGCCGGGCCGACCACCAGGTGAAGGTGCGCGGGTTCCGGATCGAGCTGGGCGAGATCGAGGCGGCGCTGCTGACCTCCGGCGAGGTCCGCGAGGCGGTGGTGGTGACCCGGGACGACCGGCTGGTGGCCTACCTGGTGCCGGAGAAGCGCTCCGACGACCTGTGGGTCCGGCTGCGCGCGGAGCTGGCGCTGCGGCTGCCCGAGTACATGCTGCCCGCGACCGCCGTGCTGCTGGACGCGTTCCCCCTGACCCCCAACGGCAAGACCGACCGCAACGCGCTGCCCGAACCGTCCTGGGCGCCGGTCGGCGACCGGGTCGGGCCGCGCGACGCGGTCGAGGAGGTGCTGACCGGGATCTGGCGCGAGGTGCTGGACCTGCCGGACATCGGCGTGCACGACGACTTCTTCGCGCTGGGCGGCCACTCGCTGCTCGCGGCGAAGGCGCTGGCCAGGGTGCACGGCGCGTTCTCGGTGACGGTGCCGCTCGGCCGGATGTTCGCCGCGCCCACCGTCGCCGGGATGGCCGCCGCGCTGGTGGCACTGGACGAACCGGGGCGCGTCGCCGCGGTGGCGGAGCTGCGCGTGCAGCTCGCCGGGATGACCAACGAGGAGATCGAAGCCATGCTCGGGGAGGCACCGTGA
- a CDS encoding non-ribosomal peptide synthetase, translated as MTDSADQRQKLLDRLLAQRGLAAAKQEVPRRPEGAAVPLSGNQRGLWLTGKLGLDAGAYAMFASVRVRGDVDVDRLRAATATVVARHEALRTRIAERDGVPEQVVSPDPVFDLTDTDLGDRDLSDVVMSEVDSPFDLEAGPLLRVRVIRIAPGDTAVLLLGHHIICDEQSLAVVASELGDAYQGVALRPAAAQFPDYAHWQAGRLAEGERQRQLDHWAQRLTGAPDVLDLAADRPRTRNRTVSGRTHRFVLPAGLATGLAEVTRAHGCTTFAGLLAAFSLLLGRRAGVDDLVIGSPSTHRPFPELEDSVGMYVTTTALRVDLSGDPTGAELLRRAKAVAVDALDHAEVSFDEVAARVGPRRDLAHHPLFQVMLVLARGAGGGRWAGMPTSSLPVDRATSRFDITLHVREAEGDWAAQFDYSTDLFEPDTIARLADHFLAVLAALVAHPDTRLSALDTTAAADRAAAWALNGGPVGPATGVLARIAEQVAAHPDTTAVLALGPDGAATAELGFAELDRRANGVAHALVARGVGPETPVGLALPAGPDALVALLAVLKAGGAYVPLDPAHPPARLAGLLADCGAPVVIAAPDGRDRFGDYPGVVLDTSQDAFTGQAAEPPVVDLPAGGLAYIIYTSGSTGVPKGVQVQHDTLANLTRAFVDLHGFGPGQRILMVPPLSFDASVGDVFPAWCAGAAVVVHPEPAAVDGPELLRLCREHRLTAVDGPAPLWRRWVADLAGVTETDGPLRVMMIGGEAVPPQAVADWAKATGVELVNHYGPTEATVCATAHRTVDGSEVDHRAATLPIGRPLEGVRAYVLDADLRPSPVGVPGQLYVGGIAPARGYRGDPARTASAYLPDPTVPGGRMYDTGDLVRLLPDGTLEFLGRVDDQVKLRGHRIEPGEVRAALLKHPGLADAAVAVRSQTLVAYVVPRPDEDAPALDELRAFCAEHLPEAMLPGARVVLDELPLTAHSKVDVAGLPDPDLAAAPYEPAQTPVERVLAEIWGEVLDVPLVGRRDSFFGLGGHSLVAAAVLAKVRAVLGVAVPLRALFATADLAELARVVEEAATSDDTFAQRYRTGLPSADEMWADARPPDDIVAEHPVRTGPPERVLLTGATGFLGAHLLGELLTRSDAEVHCLVRAQSPEAAVERLRGNLRRAHIDLPEERLARIVPVLGDLSKPLLGLGQDGFDGLAESMDAVYHNGALLNFVLTYRQMMPSLVGSTVDILRLATRYATKPLHLTSTLGVFLGTNYHGRLIFETDRPADPTGLDTGYNTAKWVADMMVLLARDRGLPVSVHRMAAIVGDVRTGTAKTESYLSRQIRTCAATGVVPRTTDVIDMLPVDRLAAAIAGLSLRPDLHGRDFHYYRADGFGYPDLGAVLTSLGWPTEVLEYPAWRARMMDAPDSAFGPLAYGLTTSGRPEPRFDTSATWRAAAGCGVEFPPADAEMITRHIEFLARAGVMPERS; from the coding sequence GTGACCGACTCCGCCGACCAGCGCCAGAAGCTGCTGGACCGCCTGCTCGCGCAGCGCGGTCTGGCCGCCGCCAAGCAGGAGGTGCCGCGCCGGCCCGAGGGCGCGGCCGTCCCGCTGTCGGGCAACCAGCGCGGCCTGTGGCTCACCGGCAAGCTGGGGTTGGACGCCGGCGCGTACGCCATGTTCGCCTCGGTGCGGGTGCGCGGCGACGTCGACGTCGACCGGCTGCGCGCCGCCACGGCGACCGTGGTCGCCCGGCACGAGGCGCTGCGCACCCGGATCGCCGAACGCGACGGCGTGCCCGAACAGGTGGTCTCGCCGGACCCGGTGTTCGACCTGACCGACACCGACCTGGGCGACCGCGACCTGTCCGACGTCGTGATGTCCGAAGTGGACTCACCGTTCGACCTGGAGGCCGGGCCCCTGCTGCGGGTCCGGGTGATCCGGATCGCGCCGGGCGACACCGCCGTGCTGCTGCTGGGCCACCACATCATCTGCGACGAGCAGTCGCTGGCCGTGGTGGCGAGTGAACTCGGCGACGCCTACCAGGGCGTCGCCCTGCGACCGGCGGCGGCGCAGTTCCCCGACTACGCGCACTGGCAGGCCGGGCGGCTGGCCGAGGGCGAGCGGCAGCGGCAGCTCGACCACTGGGCGCAGCGGCTGACCGGCGCGCCGGACGTGCTGGACCTGGCCGCCGACCGGCCGCGCACCCGCAACCGGACCGTCTCCGGGCGCACCCACCGGTTCGTCCTGCCCGCCGGGCTGGCCACCGGCCTGGCCGAGGTGACCCGCGCGCACGGCTGCACCACCTTCGCCGGGCTGCTCGCGGCGTTCTCGCTGCTGCTGGGCCGCCGCGCGGGCGTGGACGACCTGGTGATCGGCTCACCCAGCACGCACCGGCCGTTCCCCGAGCTGGAGGACTCGGTCGGCATGTACGTCACGACGACCGCGCTGCGGGTGGACCTGTCCGGCGACCCGACCGGGGCCGAACTCCTCCGGCGCGCCAAGGCGGTCGCGGTCGACGCGCTCGACCACGCCGAGGTGAGCTTCGACGAGGTGGCCGCGCGGGTCGGGCCGCGCCGCGACCTCGCCCACCACCCGCTGTTCCAGGTGATGCTGGTGCTCGCCCGCGGCGCGGGCGGGGGCCGGTGGGCCGGGATGCCGACCTCGTCGCTGCCCGTCGACCGGGCGACCAGCCGGTTCGACATCACCCTGCACGTCCGCGAGGCCGAGGGCGACTGGGCCGCGCAGTTCGACTACAGCACGGACCTGTTCGAGCCGGACACCATCGCCCGCCTGGCCGACCACTTCCTGGCCGTGCTGGCGGCGCTGGTCGCGCACCCGGACACCCGGCTGTCCGCGCTGGACACCACCGCCGCGGCGGACCGGGCGGCGGCGTGGGCGCTCAACGGCGGGCCGGTCGGGCCGGCCACCGGCGTGCTGGCCCGGATCGCCGAGCAGGTCGCCGCGCACCCGGACACCACCGCCGTGCTGGCGCTGGGGCCGGACGGTGCCGCGACCGCCGAGCTGGGCTTCGCCGAGCTGGACCGCCGCGCGAACGGCGTGGCGCACGCCCTGGTCGCGCGGGGCGTCGGACCGGAGACCCCGGTCGGCCTGGCGCTGCCGGCGGGGCCGGACGCGCTGGTGGCGCTGCTGGCCGTGCTCAAGGCGGGCGGCGCGTACGTGCCGCTGGACCCGGCGCACCCGCCGGCCCGGCTCGCCGGGCTGCTGGCCGACTGCGGCGCGCCGGTCGTGATCGCCGCGCCCGACGGGCGGGACCGGTTCGGCGACTACCCGGGCGTCGTGCTGGACACCTCGCAGGACGCGTTCACCGGGCAGGCCGCCGAACCGCCGGTGGTGGACCTGCCGGCCGGCGGGCTCGCCTACATCATCTACACCTCGGGCTCGACGGGCGTGCCCAAGGGCGTCCAGGTCCAGCACGACACGCTGGCCAACCTCACCCGGGCCTTCGTCGACCTGCACGGGTTCGGGCCGGGGCAGCGGATCCTGATGGTGCCGCCGCTGAGCTTCGACGCGTCGGTGGGCGACGTGTTCCCGGCGTGGTGCGCGGGCGCGGCCGTGGTCGTGCACCCGGAGCCCGCCGCCGTGGACGGCCCGGAGCTGCTGCGGCTGTGCCGCGAGCACCGGCTGACCGCCGTGGACGGCCCGGCCCCGCTGTGGCGGCGCTGGGTGGCCGACCTGGCGGGCGTGACGGAGACCGACGGCCCGCTGCGGGTGATGATGATCGGCGGCGAGGCGGTGCCGCCGCAGGCCGTCGCGGACTGGGCGAAGGCGACCGGCGTCGAGCTGGTCAACCACTACGGCCCCACCGAGGCCACGGTGTGCGCCACCGCCCACCGCACGGTCGACGGCTCCGAGGTCGACCACCGGGCGGCGACCCTGCCGATCGGCCGGCCGCTGGAGGGCGTGCGCGCCTACGTGCTCGACGCCGACCTGCGCCCGTCGCCGGTGGGCGTGCCCGGACAGCTGTACGTGGGCGGGATCGCGCCCGCGCGGGGCTACCGGGGCGACCCGGCGCGCACCGCGTCGGCCTACCTGCCGGACCCGACCGTGCCGGGCGGCCGGATGTACGACACCGGCGACCTGGTGCGGCTGCTGCCCGACGGCACCCTGGAGTTCCTGGGCCGGGTGGACGACCAGGTGAAGCTGCGCGGCCACCGGATCGAGCCGGGCGAGGTGCGCGCCGCGCTGCTCAAGCACCCCGGGCTGGCCGACGCTGCGGTGGCCGTGCGGTCGCAGACCCTGGTCGCCTACGTCGTGCCGCGCCCGGACGAGGACGCGCCGGCGCTGGACGAGCTGCGGGCGTTCTGCGCCGAGCACCTGCCGGAGGCGATGCTGCCCGGTGCCCGGGTGGTGCTGGACGAGCTGCCGCTGACCGCGCACAGCAAGGTCGACGTGGCCGGGCTGCCCGACCCGGACCTGGCGGCCGCGCCCTACGAGCCGGCGCAGACGCCCGTGGAGCGGGTGCTCGCCGAGATCTGGGGTGAGGTCCTCGACGTGCCGCTGGTCGGCCGGCGGGACTCGTTCTTCGGGCTGGGCGGGCACTCGCTGGTCGCCGCCGCCGTGCTCGCGAAGGTCCGCGCGGTGCTCGGCGTCGCCGTGCCGCTGCGCGCCCTGTTCGCCACCGCCGACCTGGCGGAGCTGGCCCGCGTGGTGGAGGAGGCCGCGACCTCGGACGACACGTTCGCGCAGCGGTACCGCACCGGGCTGCCGTCGGCCGACGAGATGTGGGCCGACGCCCGGCCGCCGGACGACATCGTCGCCGAGCACCCGGTGCGCACCGGCCCGCCCGAGCGGGTGCTGCTCACCGGGGCGACCGGGTTCCTCGGCGCGCACCTGCTGGGCGAGCTGCTGACCCGCTCGGACGCCGAGGTGCACTGCCTGGTGCGGGCGCAGTCCCCGGAGGCGGCCGTCGAACGGCTGCGCGGGAACCTGCGCCGGGCGCACATCGACCTACCGGAGGAGCGGCTGGCGCGGATCGTGCCGGTGCTCGGCGACCTGTCGAAACCGTTGCTGGGCCTGGGCCAGGACGGGTTCGACGGGCTGGCCGAGAGCATGGACGCGGTCTACCACAACGGGGCGCTGCTGAACTTCGTGCTGACCTACCGGCAGATGATGCCCTCGCTGGTCGGCAGCACGGTGGACATCCTGCGGCTGGCGACCAGGTACGCCACCAAGCCGTTGCACCTGACGTCCACGCTCGGCGTGTTCCTGGGCACGAACTACCACGGCCGGCTGATCTTCGAGACCGACCGGCCGGCGGACCCGACGGGGCTGGACACCGGCTACAACACCGCCAAGTGGGTGGCCGACATGATGGTCCTGCTGGCCCGGGACCGGGGCCTGCCGGTCTCGGTGCACCGGATGGCGGCGATCGTCGGCGACGTGCGCACCGGCACCGCGAAGACCGAGTCGTACCTGAGCCGGCAGATCCGGACCTGCGCCGCCACCGGCGTCGTGCCGCGCACCACCGACGTGATCGACATGCTGCCGGTGGACCGGCTGGCGGCCGCCATCGCGGGCCTCTCGCTGCGCCCGGACCTGCACGGCCGCGACTTCCACTACTACCGGGCGGACGGCTTCGGCTACCCGGACCTGGGCGCGGTGCTGACCTCGCTGGGCTGGCCCACCGAGGTGCTGGAGTACCCGGCCTGGCGGGCCCGGATGATGGACGCCCCGGACAGCGCGTTCGGCCCGCTGGCCTACGGGCTGACCACGTCCGGCCGGCCGGAGCCCCGGTTCGACACGTCCGCCACCTGGCGCGCGGCGGCCGGGTGCGGCGTGGAGTTCCCGCCCGCCGACGCCGAGATGATCACCCGTCACATCGAGTTCCTGGCCCGCGCGGGCGTCATGCCGGAGAGGTCCTGA
- a CDS encoding FAD-dependent oxidoreductase, which translates to MTDAVVVGAGLAGSLASVYLARRGFHVRVLERREDPRTPGVRESGRSFNLGMSQRAAVALREIGLFDALAPATVPMRGRVVHLADGSLRFQAYGTEEDQVLHSVLRHDLNVALIDEAEKQGVEFRWGHKVTAVDREGPSVTTVSPQGMVEHGADLVIGADGAFSAVRAQLARGARTTLHQEFLEWGYKELLIPVGEDGRPRTELRALHVWPGDDGLIVAHPNVDGSLTATVFLPFEGPGGFAGLDTHSRVRDFFARVFPDTLTLVPDLVEQFLARDVASLVTIRTEPWHVPAGDRRGTVLLGDAAHAVYPFFGQGMNAAFEDCSVLDRCLAAHPHDLPGALAAFEKARRPHTDVLAELSKRNFVELRDKVRSPLFLARKKADLVLHRAFPRSWVPLYTLITHTTVPYGEALARARRQDRLLGSVTAALTGAALAGLARRSRRRRSARQVG; encoded by the coding sequence ATGACCGACGCGGTGGTGGTCGGCGCGGGCCTGGCGGGTTCGCTCGCCTCGGTGTACCTGGCGCGGCGCGGGTTCCACGTGCGGGTGCTGGAGCGGCGCGAGGACCCGCGCACGCCCGGCGTCCGGGAGTCGGGGCGCTCGTTCAACCTCGGCATGTCGCAGCGCGCCGCGGTGGCGCTGCGCGAGATCGGCCTGTTCGACGCGCTGGCCCCGGCCACCGTGCCGATGCGCGGCCGGGTCGTGCACCTGGCCGACGGCTCGCTGCGGTTCCAGGCGTACGGCACGGAGGAGGACCAGGTCCTGCACTCCGTGCTGCGGCACGACCTCAACGTGGCGCTGATCGACGAGGCCGAGAAGCAGGGCGTCGAGTTCCGTTGGGGCCACAAGGTCACCGCCGTGGACCGGGAGGGCCCGTCGGTCACCACGGTGAGTCCACAAGGGATGGTCGAGCACGGCGCGGACCTGGTGATCGGCGCGGACGGGGCGTTCTCCGCCGTGCGCGCCCAGCTCGCCCGGGGCGCGCGGACCACTCTGCACCAGGAGTTCCTGGAGTGGGGCTACAAGGAGCTGCTGATCCCGGTCGGCGAGGACGGGCGGCCGCGCACCGAGCTGCGCGCGCTGCACGTGTGGCCGGGTGACGACGGGCTGATCGTGGCGCACCCCAACGTGGACGGCTCGCTGACCGCGACGGTGTTCCTGCCGTTCGAGGGTCCGGGCGGGTTCGCCGGGCTCGACACCCACTCGCGGGTGCGCGACTTCTTCGCCCGCGTGTTCCCGGACACCCTCACCCTGGTCCCGGACCTGGTGGAGCAGTTCCTGGCGCGGGACGTGGCCAGCCTGGTCACCATCCGCACCGAGCCGTGGCACGTGCCGGCGGGCGACCGGCGCGGCACCGTGCTGCTGGGCGACGCCGCGCACGCGGTGTACCCGTTCTTCGGGCAGGGCATGAACGCCGCGTTCGAGGACTGCTCGGTGCTGGACCGGTGCCTGGCCGCCCACCCGCACGACCTGCCGGGCGCGCTGGCCGCGTTCGAGAAGGCCCGCCGCCCGCACACCGACGTGCTGGCGGAGCTGTCCAAGCGGAACTTCGTGGAGCTGCGGGACAAGGTGCGGTCCCCGCTGTTCCTGGCCCGCAAGAAGGCGGACCTGGTGCTGCACCGGGCTTTCCCGCGTTCCTGGGTGCCGTTGTACACGCTCATCACGCACACCACCGTGCCCTACGGCGAAGCCCTGGCCCGCGCACGTCGCCAGGACCGCCTGCTGGGCAGTGTTACCGCCGCGCTGACCGGCGCGGCGCTGGCCGGACTGGCCCGCCGGTCCCGACGCCGCCGAAGCGCAAGGCAGGTGGGATGA
- a CDS encoding MFS transporter, with protein MKRFAMVWAGQLVSVIGSALTAFVLGVWVYLGTGSVTQFVLIQFCAVLPGILLAPYAGAFADRYDRKKIMLFADTGAGVVTVFLLVAVSTDSLAVWQIYVASALTATLNSFHIIAYQALVPSLVPPKHLGRINGFMQITQGVQIAAPLVAGALLGLVGLRGVLVIDIVTMVFAVGALLAARLPVVTGDGAKGGGRDGIGAGLKWLRGAPGLFTLCVVFGVWNFLFAIAGGLVQPLILSFSGPATLGVLMAAGGSGLFIGGLVMGAWGGPKRRVQGIYLGLGLGGVFLVLHSLAPSPWLIGIAAPAFLFTLPLMNTCCVTLLQTKVDPAVLGRVLAVVRMISTAAMPIAFLLIGPLSDGVAEPLMAADGALASTVGALIGTGDGRGIALIFLVVGVLMFALTAFAWSRPRLRAVDDLPDPVAAAPERTLQ; from the coding sequence GTGAAGCGGTTCGCCATGGTGTGGGCGGGACAGCTCGTCTCGGTCATCGGGTCGGCGCTGACCGCGTTCGTGCTGGGGGTGTGGGTCTACCTCGGCACGGGATCGGTCACGCAGTTCGTGCTCATCCAGTTCTGCGCGGTGCTGCCGGGCATCCTGCTCGCGCCGTACGCGGGCGCGTTCGCCGACCGGTACGACCGCAAGAAGATCATGCTGTTCGCGGACACCGGCGCAGGCGTGGTGACGGTGTTCCTGCTGGTCGCCGTCAGCACGGATTCGCTGGCGGTGTGGCAGATCTACGTCGCCTCGGCGCTCACCGCGACGCTGAACTCGTTCCACATCATCGCCTACCAGGCGCTGGTGCCTTCGCTGGTGCCGCCGAAGCACCTGGGCCGGATCAACGGCTTCATGCAGATCACCCAGGGCGTGCAGATCGCCGCGCCGCTGGTGGCGGGTGCGCTGCTGGGCCTGGTGGGGCTGCGCGGGGTGCTGGTCATCGACATCGTGACGATGGTGTTCGCGGTCGGCGCGCTGCTCGCGGCCCGGCTCCCGGTGGTCACCGGTGACGGCGCGAAGGGCGGCGGCCGGGACGGCATCGGGGCCGGCCTGAAGTGGCTGCGCGGCGCACCGGGGCTGTTCACGCTGTGCGTGGTGTTCGGCGTGTGGAACTTCCTGTTCGCCATCGCCGGCGGGCTGGTGCAGCCGCTGATCCTGTCCTTCTCCGGCCCGGCCACGCTGGGCGTGCTGATGGCGGCGGGCGGCAGCGGGCTGTTCATCGGCGGCCTGGTGATGGGCGCGTGGGGCGGCCCGAAGCGCCGCGTCCAGGGCATCTACCTCGGGCTGGGGCTGGGCGGGGTGTTCCTGGTGCTGCACAGCCTCGCGCCCTCGCCGTGGCTGATCGGCATCGCGGCGCCGGCGTTCCTGTTCACGCTGCCGCTGATGAACACGTGCTGCGTGACGTTGTTGCAGACCAAGGTCGACCCGGCGGTGCTCGGCCGGGTGCTCGCGGTGGTGCGGATGATCAGCACGGCCGCGATGCCGATCGCGTTCCTGCTGATCGGACCGCTGTCCGACGGCGTCGCCGAGCCGCTGATGGCCGCCGACGGCGCGCTGGCCTCCACCGTGGGCGCGCTGATCGGCACCGGCGACGGTCGCGGCATCGCGCTGATCTTCCTGGTGGTCGGCGTGCTGATGTTCGCGCTGACCGCCTTCGCCTGGTCGCGCCCGCGGCTGCGGGCCGTGGACGACCTGCCGGACCCGGTGGCCGCGGCGCCGGAAAGGACCCTCCAGTGA